The Gordonia sp. KTR9 genome contains a region encoding:
- a CDS encoding GTP cyclohydrolase II: MSGEHRSLGHIRLTSHSGGIDAPSIHWGAATAAERGPVIGTTGTRGHRNVIGTHSGSYSVYRALAVAAGALAREHRADLTNTSPTDHIGPYPQWGDPRAIVSMDPWGATVAESFPDEIGRGYDIRPTIAVTKAHVILPEIAEAIEKGRLIPDGEVLLPSGAALVTKAAVEPVWHLPGVADRFGCSEAELRRVLFEETGGMYPELVTRSDLEVFLPPIGGQTVYIFGDPRDLADSSVELTARVHDECNGSDVFGSDICTCRPYLTHAIEECIRGTQRGGVGLVAYSRKEGRALGEVTKFLVYNARKRQLGGDTADQYFARTECVAGVQDMRFQELMPDVLHWFGITRIHHLVSMSNMKYDAITGSGIEVGERVNIPDELIPADARVEIDAKMAAGYFTPGPVPDAEQLRQVKGRAL; this comes from the coding sequence ATGTCCGGCGAACACAGGTCCCTGGGCCACATCCGACTGACCTCCCACAGCGGCGGGATCGACGCGCCGTCCATCCACTGGGGGGCCGCCACCGCGGCCGAGCGCGGTCCCGTCATCGGGACCACGGGCACGCGTGGGCATCGCAATGTCATCGGCACCCACAGCGGCTCCTACAGCGTGTACCGCGCCCTGGCCGTCGCCGCCGGCGCCCTGGCGCGCGAGCACCGGGCCGACCTCACCAACACCTCGCCCACCGACCACATCGGACCGTATCCGCAGTGGGGTGACCCGCGCGCCATCGTCTCGATGGATCCCTGGGGTGCCACGGTCGCCGAGAGTTTCCCCGACGAGATCGGGCGCGGTTACGACATCCGGCCCACCATCGCGGTGACCAAGGCGCACGTCATCCTCCCAGAGATCGCCGAGGCGATCGAGAAAGGTCGTCTCATCCCCGACGGCGAGGTCCTGCTGCCCAGTGGCGCCGCGCTGGTCACGAAGGCGGCCGTGGAGCCGGTGTGGCATCTGCCCGGCGTCGCCGATCGCTTCGGATGCTCCGAAGCCGAGCTGCGTCGGGTGTTGTTCGAGGAGACCGGCGGCATGTACCCCGAACTCGTGACCCGCTCGGACCTGGAGGTGTTCCTGCCACCCATCGGCGGCCAGACGGTCTACATCTTCGGCGACCCCCGCGACCTCGCCGATTCGTCGGTGGAACTCACCGCACGCGTCCACGACGAGTGCAACGGTTCCGACGTCTTCGGCTCCGACATCTGCACGTGCCGTCCCTATCTGACGCACGCGATCGAGGAGTGCATCCGCGGGACCCAGCGCGGCGGCGTCGGCCTGGTCGCCTACTCCCGCAAGGAGGGACGCGCGCTCGGCGAGGTCACCAAGTTCCTCGTCTACAACGCCCGCAAACGTCAACTCGGCGGCGACACCGCCGATCAATACTTCGCACGCACCGAATGCGTTGCGGGCGTTCAGGACATGCGGTTCCAGGAGCTCATGCCCGACGTCCTGCACTGGTTCGGCATCACCAGGATCCACCACCTGGTGTCGATGTCGAACATGAAGTACGACGCCATCACCGGCTCGGGCATCGAGGTCGGCGAACGCGTGAACATCCCCGACGAACTGATCCCCGCCGACGCCCGGGTCGAGATCGACGCGAAAATGGCTGCCGGCTACTTCACCCCCGGACCTGTCCCGGACGCCGAACAGTTGCGACAGGTCAAGGGTCGGGCGCTCTGA
- a CDS encoding URC4/urg3 family protein produces MAGAPDVELSASQAGRMLRSTATIRSRSRQLLERARSGESSWFVVRDEALDATADLVAETTLSRYPDGDIPFHSRWRHFEAGGVDRLGAIDAALPAAGSAERTRALVDVVLVSVLLDAGAGPEWSYREQSSDLVLTRSEGLGVASWVAFCDGLFSSDPTDPLRVDAGGLSRISADTLGAAFQTGPDNPLTGLPGRVDLLRRLGETLSRRPEIFGPDARPGGLFDHLTRGGRSEVSAVDILSAILEYLGPIWPSDNAIDTNPLGDCWHHDAVVGPGLTAGWVPFHKLSQWLTYSLLEPFRWAGVRVTGLDELTGLPEYRNGGLLIDSGVLELRDEGWADREWEVGDELVVEWRALTVALIDEIADLVRKRLGADTTTMPLACVLEGGTWAAGRVLANRIRDGLPPLSIRSTGTVF; encoded by the coding sequence ATGGCCGGTGCGCCGGACGTGGAGTTGTCGGCTTCCCAGGCCGGTCGGATGCTTCGGTCCACCGCCACCATCCGGAGCCGATCGCGGCAGCTCCTGGAACGAGCACGGTCCGGCGAGTCATCGTGGTTCGTGGTTCGCGACGAGGCACTGGACGCGACGGCCGACCTCGTCGCGGAGACGACGCTGTCACGATATCCCGACGGGGACATTCCTTTTCACAGCCGGTGGCGACACTTCGAGGCCGGCGGCGTCGACCGCCTCGGCGCGATCGATGCCGCCTTGCCCGCGGCCGGCTCGGCCGAGCGGACCCGCGCCCTCGTCGACGTCGTGCTCGTCAGTGTCCTGCTCGACGCCGGGGCCGGTCCCGAGTGGTCCTACCGCGAGCAGTCGAGCGATCTCGTCCTCACGCGTTCGGAGGGACTCGGCGTCGCGAGCTGGGTGGCCTTCTGTGACGGGCTGTTCTCGAGTGACCCGACCGATCCCCTGCGAGTCGACGCCGGCGGTCTGAGCCGGATCAGTGCCGACACTCTCGGCGCCGCCTTCCAGACAGGTCCCGACAATCCGCTCACCGGCCTCCCCGGACGAGTCGATCTGCTGCGCCGACTGGGTGAGACCCTGTCCCGCCGGCCCGAGATCTTCGGTCCGGACGCGCGGCCCGGCGGCCTGTTCGACCACCTCACCCGCGGTGGGCGCTCGGAGGTGTCCGCGGTGGACATCCTGAGTGCCATCCTCGAATACCTGGGCCCGATCTGGCCGTCGGACAACGCGATCGACACCAATCCACTGGGTGACTGCTGGCATCACGACGCCGTCGTCGGTCCGGGTCTGACAGCAGGCTGGGTGCCGTTCCACAAACTGTCGCAGTGGCTGACCTACTCACTGCTGGAGCCGTTCCGGTGGGCCGGTGTCCGGGTGACCGGACTCGACGAGCTCACCGGTCTCCCCGAGTATCGCAACGGCGGACTTCTGATCGACTCCGGGGTACTCGAGCTCCGCGACGAGGGCTGGGCGGATCGCGAGTGGGAGGTCGGCGACGAACTCGTCGTCGAATGGCGTGCGCTCACCGTCGCCCTGATCGACGAGATCGCCGACCTCGTGCGCAAGCGGCTCGGCGCGGATACGACCACCATGCCGCTGGCCTGCGTGCTCGAGGGCGGGACATGGGCGGCCGGTCGAGTTCTGGCGAACCGGATTCGAGATGGTCTGCCGCCCTTGTCGATACGCAGCACCGGCACCGTGTTCTGA
- the upp gene encoding uracil phosphoribosyltransferase, with product MGSVAVIDHPLVQHKLTLMRRKETSTNDFRRLLDEISILMAYDVLRDIPMHEITIDTPLETTTARVIDGKKLVFAAVLRAGAGIADGMLTVVPGARVGHIGLYRDPKTMVVVEYYFKMPSELSERDVVIVDPLLATGHSAVAAIDRIKEYGPKSIKFVCLLACPEGIEVLHRSHPDVPIYTAAVDRELDDNGFIRPGLGDAGDRIFGTA from the coding sequence ATGGGCAGCGTCGCCGTCATCGACCATCCGCTGGTGCAACACAAGCTGACGCTGATGCGTCGCAAGGAAACGTCGACCAACGACTTCCGCCGCCTCCTCGACGAGATCTCGATCCTGATGGCGTACGACGTCCTGCGCGACATCCCGATGCACGAGATCACCATCGACACGCCACTTGAGACCACCACCGCGCGAGTCATCGACGGCAAGAAGCTGGTGTTCGCCGCCGTCCTGCGTGCCGGTGCGGGCATCGCCGACGGCATGCTGACGGTGGTCCCGGGCGCGCGCGTCGGCCACATCGGTCTCTACCGTGACCCGAAGACCATGGTCGTCGTCGAGTACTACTTCAAGATGCCGTCGGAGCTGTCCGAACGTGACGTCGTGATCGTCGATCCACTGCTGGCGACCGGCCATTCGGCCGTCGCCGCCATCGACCGCATCAAGGAATACGGTCCGAAATCCATCAAGTTCGTCTGCCTGCTCGCCTGCCCGGAGGGCATCGAGGTACTGCACCGCTCGCACCCCGACGTGCCGATCTACACCGCAGCGGTCGATCGGGAACTCGACGACAACGGCTTCATCCGCCCCGGGCTCGGCGATGCGGGCGACCGCATCTTCGGAACCGCGTGA
- a CDS encoding CPBP family intramembrane glutamic endopeptidase has protein sequence MITPSRRTDVALLIVVVALLVAVNVGAHLTEGAVSVAIVPVAAVVAVVIARLAGLGWRDLGLSRAELRAGIPVTVAAVLVVAAVVSTAVAIPATREFFLSDRYDDTSEALLAAFVIIPLQTVLPEEVLFRGVLQGVLGRLFAPLTTLVVGAIAFGLWHILSSTGLTAGNEGLSGILGAGTMAQIVGIAGAVLATAVAGFVLGWLRQRTTSLLAPIALHWALNATGAIGAAVAWQVS, from the coding sequence GTGATCACCCCCTCCCGGCGCACCGACGTCGCGCTGTTGATCGTGGTGGTCGCGCTTCTCGTCGCGGTGAACGTGGGCGCGCATCTCACCGAAGGTGCGGTGTCGGTGGCGATCGTCCCCGTGGCCGCCGTCGTGGCCGTGGTCATCGCTCGTCTCGCCGGCCTCGGCTGGCGGGACCTCGGCCTGAGCCGCGCGGAGCTGCGTGCCGGGATCCCGGTTACCGTGGCAGCGGTCCTCGTGGTCGCCGCCGTGGTGTCCACGGCGGTCGCGATCCCGGCCACGCGTGAGTTCTTCCTGTCCGACCGGTACGACGACACCTCCGAGGCCCTTCTCGCGGCATTCGTGATCATTCCGCTGCAGACGGTTCTCCCCGAGGAGGTCTTGTTCCGCGGTGTGCTGCAAGGGGTTCTGGGCCGGCTGTTCGCCCCGTTGACGACGCTGGTCGTCGGCGCGATCGCCTTCGGCCTCTGGCACATCCTGTCCTCGACGGGGCTCACCGCGGGCAACGAAGGACTGAGCGGCATCTTGGGCGCCGGGACGATGGCGCAGATCGTCGGCATCGCCGGAGCCGTGCTCGCGACCGCGGTCGCGGGTTTCGTGCTGGGCTGGCTCCGGCAGCGCACCACGAGCCTGCTCGCGCCCATCGCTCTCCACTGGGCCCTGAACGCGACCGGGGCGATCGGTGCCGCAGTGGCCTGGCAGGTGTCCTAG
- a CDS encoding arsenic resistance protein: protein MSQNDAVPGSATVVDRLERHQVVLYLGAILTGLVAGVVVPGPAELLEAAITPLLAALLYVTFLQIRLSDLLASWRDRRFMAAVLLLNFVLAPLLIAVLSLTLPADDAIRLGALLVLLCPCVDYVVVFAGLGGGDARRLLAATPLLLLAQMLMTPLYLLVLLGDGRSVIEPEPFLWAFLILIMCPLALAWATQAWADRSEAGRRTSAGAATTMVPLMMAVLFVAVSSQVLLVDSRFAEIAGVIPVFAAFLVIMVAIGLGVTRSFRLATEPSTAVVFSGATRNSLVVLPLALALPVGAELAAATVITQTLVELLGMVVLVWAFTCVARRR from the coding sequence GTGTCGCAGAATGATGCGGTGCCCGGATCCGCGACCGTCGTCGACCGCCTCGAACGCCATCAGGTGGTGCTGTATCTCGGCGCGATCCTCACCGGACTGGTCGCCGGTGTGGTGGTTCCCGGTCCTGCCGAGTTGCTCGAGGCGGCGATCACGCCACTGCTCGCAGCGCTGCTCTACGTCACCTTCTTGCAGATCCGCCTGTCGGACCTGCTGGCTTCGTGGCGCGACCGCCGGTTCATGGCGGCGGTGTTGCTCCTGAACTTCGTCCTCGCCCCGCTGCTGATCGCGGTGCTGTCCCTCACCCTGCCCGCCGACGACGCGATACGGCTCGGTGCTCTGTTGGTGCTGCTGTGCCCGTGCGTCGACTACGTCGTCGTGTTCGCCGGACTCGGCGGCGGTGACGCCCGTCGTCTGCTCGCGGCCACGCCACTGCTGCTCCTCGCCCAGATGCTGATGACACCGCTCTACCTGCTGGTACTGCTCGGCGACGGGCGGTCGGTGATCGAGCCGGAGCCCTTCCTCTGGGCGTTCTTGATCCTCATCATGTGCCCGCTCGCGCTGGCGTGGGCCACCCAGGCGTGGGCGGACCGGTCCGAGGCGGGCCGCCGAACCTCGGCCGGAGCCGCCACCACCATGGTCCCGCTGATGATGGCCGTTCTCTTCGTCGCGGTGAGTTCTCAGGTGCTCCTTGTCGATTCACGCTTCGCCGAGATCGCCGGCGTCATCCCGGTCTTCGCCGCGTTCCTGGTGATCATGGTCGCGATCGGGCTCGGGGTGACGCGCTCGTTCCGGCTCGCCACGGAACCCTCGACCGCGGTCGTCTTCTCCGGTGCCACCCGCAACTCGCTCGTCGTCCTACCGCTCGCGCTGGCCCTGCCGGTCGGAGCGGAACTGGCCGCCGCGACGGTGATCACCCAGACGCTGGTCGAACTGCTCGGGATGGTCGTTCTCGTGTGGGCCTTCACTTGTGTGGCACGTCGGCGCTGA
- a CDS encoding glucose 1-dehydrogenase, with amino-acid sequence MGRVDDKVAVITGGSRGMGAEHARALVAEGAKVVIGDILDDEGKALAAELGDAARYVHLDVTSPEDWQSAVSTAVDEFGKVNVLVNNAGIVNGSTIQKFRLDKWKQILDVNLTGTFLGIQAVADLMIDAGGGSIINVSSVEGLRGSPWAHGYVASKWGVRGLAKSVALELAPHNVRVNSIHPGLIRTPMTEGIPDDMVTVPMGRAAESREVSTFVVFLASDESSYATGAEFVMDGGLSADVPHK; translated from the coding sequence ATGGGACGCGTAGACGACAAGGTTGCAGTGATCACCGGCGGTTCGCGGGGGATGGGAGCCGAACACGCCCGGGCCCTCGTCGCGGAGGGCGCGAAGGTGGTGATCGGCGACATCCTCGACGATGAGGGCAAGGCGCTGGCCGCCGAACTGGGGGACGCGGCACGCTACGTCCACCTCGACGTCACCTCACCCGAGGACTGGCAGAGCGCCGTGTCGACCGCGGTCGACGAGTTCGGCAAGGTCAACGTCCTGGTGAACAACGCAGGCATCGTGAACGGCTCGACGATCCAGAAGTTCCGGCTCGACAAATGGAAGCAGATCCTGGATGTGAACCTCACGGGTACGTTCCTCGGTATCCAGGCGGTCGCCGATCTGATGATCGATGCGGGCGGCGGGTCGATCATCAACGTCTCGTCGGTGGAGGGTCTGCGTGGCAGTCCCTGGGCGCACGGTTACGTCGCAAGCAAGTGGGGAGTGCGCGGTCTGGCGAAATCGGTTGCGCTCGAACTGGCTCCGCACAACGTGCGGGTGAACTCCATCCACCCGGGTCTCATCCGGACGCCGATGACCGAGGGGATTCCCGACGACATGGTGACCGTGCCGATGGGCCGGGCCGCGGAGTCGCGTGAGGTGTCGACCTTCGTGGTGTTCCTGGCCAGCGACGAGTCGTCGTACGCGACCGGCGCCGAATTCGTGATGGATGGTGGCCTCAGCGCCGACGTGCCACACAAGTGA
- a CDS encoding NAD(P)H-dependent amine dehydrogenase family protein: MSIRVALVGTGNVGRLCLTQLIEDPRFELTAVSVSTPEKVGIDAATLAGVEAPTGVLAVGDLDEAIATEPDCVVYCAMGDTRPVEAFDDVVRVLAAGIDVVGSSPNTLQYPWGVMPAKAIAKIDETTAGSGASLFVTGVDPGFANDLIPFVFAGTCQRIEQVRCMEIADYATYDGATVMFDVMGFGKPLDETPMLFLPGVLGLAWGTTIRQLAAGLGVTIDEIDEVFESEPAPEDFDIAAGHIAAGTRAAVRFEIIGKVAGEPVIVIEHVTRLRGDLRPDWAQPAQPGGCYRVEITGEPSYTVDICPTSRKGDHNHAAIVAAAGRIVNAIPAVVDGPAGLRTTLDLPLVTGPGVSTGSTGR; the protein is encoded by the coding sequence ATGTCCATCCGGGTAGCTCTCGTCGGAACCGGCAACGTCGGCCGGTTGTGCCTCACCCAGCTGATCGAGGACCCGCGGTTCGAACTCACGGCGGTGTCCGTGTCAACACCGGAGAAGGTCGGAATCGACGCCGCGACGCTGGCCGGAGTGGAGGCGCCCACCGGAGTCCTGGCGGTGGGCGACCTCGACGAGGCGATAGCGACCGAGCCGGACTGCGTCGTGTACTGCGCGATGGGCGACACCCGGCCCGTCGAGGCGTTCGACGACGTGGTGCGCGTACTGGCCGCGGGCATCGACGTCGTCGGTTCCTCGCCCAACACGCTCCAGTACCCGTGGGGCGTGATGCCCGCGAAGGCCATCGCCAAGATCGACGAGACCACCGCGGGCAGCGGGGCCAGCCTGTTCGTCACGGGCGTCGATCCCGGCTTCGCCAACGACCTCATCCCGTTCGTGTTCGCGGGAACCTGCCAGCGGATCGAGCAGGTGCGCTGCATGGAGATCGCCGACTACGCGACCTATGACGGGGCGACGGTGATGTTCGACGTCATGGGCTTCGGCAAACCGCTCGACGAGACACCCATGCTGTTCCTCCCGGGTGTGCTGGGTCTGGCGTGGGGGACGACGATCCGGCAACTGGCCGCCGGTCTCGGCGTCACGATCGACGAGATCGACGAGGTCTTCGAAAGCGAGCCCGCGCCCGAAGATTTCGACATCGCGGCCGGGCACATCGCCGCGGGCACCCGCGCCGCCGTGCGGTTCGAGATCATCGGCAAGGTGGCCGGTGAACCGGTGATCGTCATCGAGCACGTGACGCGGCTTCGGGGCGACCTCCGGCCGGACTGGGCCCAACCCGCCCAGCCGGGCGGGTGCTATCGCGTCGAGATCACCGGCGAACCGTCCTACACCGTCGACATCTGTCCCACGAGCCGCAAGGGCGACCACAATCACGCCGCCATCGTCGCCGCCGCAGGCCGGATCGTGAACGCGATCCCGGCGGTCGTCGACGGACCCGCGGGACTCCGCACCACGCTCGACCTCCCCCTCGTGACGGGTCCTGGGGTTTCGACAGGCTCAACCGGCAGGTAA
- a CDS encoding response regulator, with the protein MTARIMIVDDDPLVRSGLRLLLGGDSGLDIVAEASNGQEALDTHGAGPVDLVLMDLRMPILDGIAATGRFKALSSAPAVIVLTTFDADDYVVRALAMGADGFLLKDTPPDDIVAAIHDVLDGRPALSPSVTAALIKQVVSTGGHRASSAAGRVDQLTARERDVAVELARGASNAEIAERLYMSLATVKAHISHIFTKLDASNRVQVAILMHDAGMV; encoded by the coding sequence ATGACCGCCCGCATCATGATCGTCGACGACGACCCGCTCGTTCGCTCGGGACTCCGGCTTCTCCTCGGCGGCGACTCGGGTCTGGACATCGTCGCCGAGGCGAGCAACGGGCAGGAGGCCCTCGACACCCATGGCGCCGGACCCGTGGACCTCGTCCTGATGGATCTACGGATGCCGATCCTCGACGGGATCGCGGCAACCGGCCGCTTCAAAGCCCTGTCCTCGGCGCCTGCGGTCATCGTCCTCACGACCTTCGACGCCGACGACTACGTGGTCCGCGCACTGGCGATGGGCGCGGACGGGTTCCTTCTGAAGGACACTCCACCCGACGACATCGTCGCCGCCATCCATGACGTGCTCGACGGCCGGCCGGCCCTGAGTCCCTCCGTGACCGCCGCCCTGATCAAGCAGGTCGTGAGCACCGGTGGCCATCGTGCATCTTCTGCGGCGGGGCGCGTCGACCAGCTCACGGCGCGCGAGCGGGACGTGGCCGTCGAACTGGCCCGCGGCGCGTCCAACGCCGAGATCGCCGAACGCCTCTACATGAGTCTCGCCACGGTCAAGGCGCACATCTCGCACATCTTCACCAAGCTCGATGCGAGCAACCGTGTCCAGGTCGCGATCCTCATGCACGACGCCGGGATGGTCTGA
- a CDS encoding sensor histidine kinase: MAWTGRLWRLAVMLCISVGAFATRAAYLWDEARWWFITDLALGVLSYIVIWWRRSHPVPVTTFTNIVTIMSSSSLGPGILAMVSLSTRRRWREIIPQAVLSVGAGIIALEFFATPTEASDPVIVQYTVTVVATAAMVAWGLYIGSRRELLASWRARALASEAEQQAKVMQARSLERARIAREMHDILAHRISAMSMSAGALAYRSDLSGEQIRETAQTIQETSHLALTELREVLGVLREGPGDATPEEPQGVPDLSALIEEARRLGMRVESRCDIDVTSLSPAISRTLYRCVQEALTNARRHSPSAPVTMHIRGGPDHGVDLLVENPLPLSMGSSRPTPGFGLVGLAERVELHGGRQSVTVSEDKRFLLHVWLPWQS; the protein is encoded by the coding sequence ATGGCGTGGACCGGCCGACTGTGGCGGCTCGCGGTGATGCTCTGCATCTCGGTCGGCGCCTTCGCCACGCGCGCGGCGTACCTCTGGGACGAGGCCAGGTGGTGGTTCATCACCGACCTCGCGCTCGGGGTGCTCTCCTACATCGTCATCTGGTGGCGCCGAAGCCATCCCGTACCGGTCACGACCTTCACGAACATCGTGACGATCATGTCGTCGTCGTCGCTCGGACCGGGGATTCTCGCCATGGTGTCCCTGTCCACCCGGCGACGGTGGCGCGAGATCATCCCGCAGGCCGTGCTGTCCGTCGGCGCGGGGATCATCGCCCTCGAGTTCTTCGCCACGCCCACCGAGGCGAGCGATCCGGTCATCGTCCAGTACACGGTCACGGTGGTCGCGACGGCGGCAATGGTTGCGTGGGGTCTCTACATCGGTTCGCGCCGTGAGCTTCTCGCGAGCTGGCGGGCGCGCGCGCTCGCCTCGGAGGCCGAGCAGCAGGCGAAGGTCATGCAGGCACGATCGCTGGAACGGGCACGGATCGCGCGGGAGATGCACGACATCCTCGCTCACCGCATCTCGGCGATGAGTATGTCGGCGGGTGCGCTGGCCTACCGTTCGGACCTGTCCGGCGAGCAGATCCGCGAGACGGCGCAGACCATCCAGGAGACCTCACACCTGGCGCTGACCGAACTGCGGGAGGTGCTCGGGGTTCTGCGCGAAGGCCCCGGTGACGCCACTCCGGAGGAACCGCAAGGTGTTCCGGACCTGTCCGCGCTCATCGAGGAGGCGCGCCGGCTGGGTATGCGGGTGGAGAGCCGCTGCGATATCGACGTGACCTCACTGAGTCCGGCGATCTCGCGGACGTTGTACCGGTGTGTGCAGGAGGCCTTGACCAACGCGCGCCGCCACTCGCCGAGCGCGCCGGTGACCATGCATATCCGCGGCGGTCCGGATCACGGAGTGGATCTGCTCGTCGAGAATCCGCTACCGCTGTCGATGGGTTCGAGTCGTCCCACACCCGGGTTCGGCCTCGTGGGTCTGGCCGAGCGGGTCGAGTTGCACGGCGGCCGACAGTCGGTGACGGTCAGCGAGGACAAGCGCTTCCTGTTGCACGTGTGGCTACCGTGGCAGTCATGA
- a CDS encoding ABC transporter ATP-binding protein, giving the protein MDAMITVKNLTKRYGDYVAVDDVSFTCRPGQVTGFLGPNGAGKSTTMRIIAGLTPPTSGVAHLYGVDYRMIPNPATQVGILLDASAQHAGRTGAEVLRLSAMTMGIGRDRVDEMLELVSLTPEEAGRRVRNYSLGMRQRLGIAAALLGDPKILILDEPANGLDPAGIHWMRTLLRGYADRGGTVLLSSHLLHEIEIVADDIVVIGNGRIVAQGTKDELLAGAGTRVRSLDDASLGDALAASGITVQRNASGGLDVDAEPIDVGRVATAVGVVLTELRPADGAQLEAMFLQLTAETQREHTTFEGAAR; this is encoded by the coding sequence ATGGACGCCATGATCACTGTGAAGAATCTGACGAAGCGATACGGCGACTACGTCGCGGTCGACGACGTGTCCTTCACCTGCCGGCCCGGGCAGGTGACCGGATTCCTCGGTCCCAACGGAGCCGGGAAGTCGACGACGATGCGGATCATCGCCGGACTGACGCCGCCGACTTCCGGAGTGGCACATCTGTACGGCGTCGACTACCGGATGATCCCGAATCCGGCGACACAGGTCGGCATCCTCCTGGACGCCTCGGCCCAACATGCCGGCCGAACCGGCGCGGAGGTGCTGCGACTGTCGGCCATGACCATGGGCATCGGCCGCGACCGCGTCGACGAGATGCTCGAACTGGTGAGCCTGACCCCGGAGGAGGCCGGACGGCGGGTCCGCAACTATTCACTCGGTATGCGCCAGCGGCTCGGCATCGCCGCGGCCCTGCTGGGCGATCCGAAGATCCTCATCCTCGACGAACCGGCCAACGGACTCGACCCGGCCGGGATCCACTGGATGCGAACCCTGCTGCGCGGATATGCCGATCGCGGCGGGACGGTGCTGCTGTCGTCGCATCTGCTGCACGAGATCGAGATCGTCGCCGATGACATCGTCGTGATCGGCAACGGCCGGATCGTCGCGCAGGGCACCAAGGACGAGCTACTCGCCGGCGCCGGCACGCGCGTCCGGTCACTCGACGACGCATCACTCGGCGACGCGCTGGCGGCCTCCGGGATCACGGTGCAGCGCAACGCTTCCGGTGGCCTCGATGTCGATGCCGAGCCGATCGACGTCGGCCGCGTCGCGACCGCCGTCGGCGTCGTCCTCACCGAGCTGCGTCCTGCTGACGGAGCTCAGCTCGAAGCGATGTTCCTGCAGCTCACCGCCGAAACCCAGCGCGAACACACCACATTCGAAGGAGCAGCCCGATGA
- a CDS encoding ABC transporter permease has translation MTIADFGTPLPPADVIDVDRPGIPFSRLVRVELRKLVDTRAGFWLTASIGVIAAVVVVAMLIANRNTPENLNLGQFFGMMNIPTAIILPILAILLVTGEWSQRTALTTFTLEPRRQRIVGAKLVAALLTAIAAVAVALVLGVIGNGIAGLAFADPAGSWDLTLAGFVNSFVSQTFGLLLGFGFAALILNTPGAIVAYFALPTALTVVSQLVPWFKDNLGQWVDTGLTNVPFQEADWATGGEWARMLVSAVIWIGLPLGIGVLRILRSEVK, from the coding sequence ATGACCATCGCCGACTTCGGCACACCGCTGCCGCCGGCCGACGTGATCGACGTCGACCGCCCCGGAATCCCGTTCTCCCGACTCGTCCGAGTCGAACTTCGCAAACTCGTCGACACCCGCGCCGGCTTCTGGCTGACGGCCTCGATCGGCGTGATCGCGGCTGTCGTCGTCGTCGCGATGCTCATCGCCAACCGCAACACCCCCGAGAACCTGAACCTCGGACAGTTCTTCGGGATGATGAACATCCCCACGGCCATCATCCTGCCGATCCTGGCGATCCTGCTCGTGACCGGCGAGTGGAGCCAGCGCACCGCGCTGACGACGTTCACGCTCGAGCCGCGGCGGCAGCGCATCGTCGGTGCGAAGCTGGTCGCGGCGCTGCTCACCGCCATCGCGGCGGTCGCGGTCGCGCTCGTGCTCGGTGTCATCGGCAACGGGATCGCCGGTCTGGCGTTCGCCGATCCCGCCGGCTCCTGGGATCTCACCCTCGCAGGCTTCGTCAACTCGTTTGTGTCGCAAACCTTCGGGTTGCTTCTCGGGTTCGGGTTCGCCGCCCTGATCCTGAACACCCCGGGCGCGATCGTCGCGTACTTCGCCCTGCCCACCGCACTCACCGTGGTGAGCCAGCTGGTTCCGTGGTTCAAGGACAATCTCGGGCAATGGGTCGACACCGGACTGACGAACGTGCCGTTCCAGGAGGCCGACTGGGCAACCGGAGGCGAATGGGCGCGGATGCTGGTCTCGGCCGTCATCTGGATCGGACTACCCCTCGGCATCGGTGTCCTGCGAATCCTGAGGTCCGAGGTGAAGTAA